A stretch of the Myxococcales bacterium genome encodes the following:
- a CDS encoding polysaccharide deacetylase family protein: MNILTFDVEEWFHLLDNESTKSEKEWSGFESRLDANMDRIFEILAEHQQPATFFCLGWVAREFPHIIKKIVDGGYEIGSHSNSHQLAFEQTPSEFKADLDQSIKRLEDVSGQKIRAYRSPGFSVMEKNKWIFEELIAAGIEIDSSVFPASRAHGGFPSFGEETPTIIHTASGTLKEFPINTTSVLGRKIIFSGGGYFRLFPWVLIDYFMNKSEYVMTYFHPRDFDADQPMVPGLSKVRKLKSYYGLDGAETKIRRLIKEHELISLGQAVEACDWSDVPGVHL; this comes from the coding sequence ATGAACATCTTGACCTTCGACGTTGAAGAGTGGTTTCACTTGCTCGACAACGAATCGACGAAGTCAGAGAAAGAGTGGAGCGGGTTCGAGTCTCGATTGGATGCCAACATGGATCGAATCTTCGAGATCCTCGCGGAACACCAACAGCCAGCCACCTTTTTTTGTCTCGGTTGGGTCGCCCGGGAGTTTCCGCACATCATCAAAAAAATCGTCGATGGTGGTTACGAAATTGGCTCTCATTCGAATAGCCATCAGCTCGCGTTCGAACAAACACCGAGTGAGTTCAAAGCAGACCTGGACCAGTCGATCAAGCGTCTCGAGGACGTGTCTGGCCAAAAGATCAGGGCCTATCGGTCTCCGGGCTTTTCTGTGATGGAAAAGAACAAGTGGATTTTCGAAGAACTCATTGCAGCCGGGATCGAAATTGACTCTTCTGTATTTCCTGCGAGTCGCGCGCATGGCGGCTTTCCCTCGTTTGGGGAAGAGACGCCGACGATCATCCATACGGCCTCCGGCACGCTGAAAGAGTTTCCCATCAACACCACTTCGGTATTGGGTCGAAAAATCATTTTTTCAGGTGGAGGCTACTTCAGGTTGTTTCCCTGGGTGCTGATCGACTATTTCATGAACAAAAGTGAATACGTAATGACGTATTTCCATCCTAGAGATTTTGATGCTGACCAGCCGATGGTTCCCGGACTTTCGAAGGTAAGGAAATTAAAATCTTATTATGGTCTGGATGGAGCGGAAACAAAAATACGACGGCTCATAAAGGAGCATGAGCTAATTAGCCTGGGGCAAGCTGTCGAGGCATGTGACTGGTCTGATGTGCCAGGTGTCCACCTGTAA
- a CDS encoding SDR family oxidoreductase, with protein sequence MDFADKRVLVTGASRGIGFATAKEFLARGARVAVNGRTEQSVATAIAKLGGGDRLISAPGGVGTVDGCESVVGTAIEGLGGLDVLVNNAGVCIDSTIEEADEATWDETLNVNLKGTFFCVRAALPALRKNGGSIVNMASVSGLMGSAEGALYCASKGGVVNLTRALAMELAPDIRVNCVCPGWVDTDMMRRDYVDLAPDPAAAEREAMEEAPLKRVATPEEIATAVAYLASYDARFITGVALPLDGGVSAGN encoded by the coding sequence ATGGACTTCGCAGACAAGCGAGTATTGGTTACGGGCGCATCGCGTGGCATTGGCTTCGCGACTGCAAAGGAATTTTTGGCACGGGGTGCTCGTGTCGCGGTCAATGGTCGGACCGAGCAGTCGGTTGCCACTGCGATCGCCAAATTGGGTGGGGGTGACCGCCTGATCTCCGCACCCGGCGGCGTTGGAACGGTAGACGGTTGCGAGTCGGTCGTGGGTACTGCCATCGAAGGCCTCGGTGGCCTCGACGTACTCGTCAACAACGCGGGGGTCTGCATTGACTCGACGATCGAAGAAGCGGACGAAGCGACCTGGGACGAAACCCTCAATGTCAATTTGAAGGGCACCTTCTTTTGCGTTCGGGCGGCGCTCCCGGCGCTTCGCAAGAATGGGGGCTCCATCGTCAATATGGCATCGGTGTCGGGGCTGATGGGCTCTGCAGAAGGCGCCTTGTATTGCGCGTCGAAGGGTGGAGTCGTGAACCTCACACGGGCCCTGGCGATGGAGTTGGCCCCCGATATTCGAGTCAACTGTGTCTGCCCGGGTTGGGTGGACACCGACATGATGCGTCGCGATTACGTCGACCTCGCCCCGGACCCCGCGGCAGCCGAACGCGAAGCCATGGAAGAAGCGCCACTCAAGCGAGTGGCGACCCCCGAAGAAATCGCCACAGCGGTTGCCTACCTCGCATCCTACGACGCGAGGTTCATTACTGGCGTGGCGCTGCCCCTGGATGGAGGCGTCTCGGCGGGCAATTGA
- a CDS encoding c-type cytochrome: MKNLFICVGSLLIACLVMLACGGPEAEIRANLSAAERQTFDRGQRLSTACWSCHDLYGKQNKVGPYLAGLSGRRAGSADFPGYSKAMKESGLVWNERSLRAYLLNPSGFMPGTNMVASGPQNSADVGALVFYLEHVTRAVATK; this comes from the coding sequence ATGAAGAATCTATTCATCTGTGTTGGATCCCTGTTGATCGCTTGCCTGGTGATGCTGGCTTGTGGAGGTCCGGAAGCGGAGATCCGGGCGAACCTTTCAGCGGCTGAACGTCAGACCTTTGATCGTGGCCAGCGGCTCTCGACCGCCTGTTGGAGTTGCCACGATCTATATGGCAAGCAGAACAAGGTCGGTCCATATCTCGCCGGCCTGTCCGGGCGCAGAGCCGGTTCGGCTGACTTTCCAGGCTACTCGAAGGCGATGAAGGAGTCGGGGCTTGTCTGGAACGAGCGTTCCCTGCGAGCCTATCTATTGAACCCGAGCGGCTTCATGCCGGGAACGAACATGGTCGCGAGTGGACCGCAAAATTCGGCCGATGTCGGCGCGCTTGTGTTCTACCTCGAGCATGTGACCCGCGCGGTAGCCACGAAATAG
- a CDS encoding formyl transferase, producing MKILIITQDDPFYLGKNISYLLSNTPAHSKVVGCVVSDVSPFGKKETLIQKAVKTFKIFGPVFFSRYALNFLLAKVNTRYSVTNVLKRHGIPIIEIQGSLNEERSLDLLRSYEPDLLISIAGNEIFKRPLIDLAPKGCLNLHTALLPKYRGLMPSFWVLKNREEESGVSIFFVDEGIDTGPILVQNRYPLAGLSLDQLIKASKQAGMDAIIEAIEKIHNGETALIPNNDDEKTYFGFPTREDVMEFRAAGARFF from the coding sequence ATGAAAATATTGATCATCACCCAAGACGATCCTTTCTACTTGGGCAAAAACATTTCTTATCTACTGAGCAATACCCCGGCCCACAGCAAGGTCGTCGGGTGTGTTGTTTCAGATGTTTCGCCCTTCGGAAAAAAAGAGACGCTAATTCAAAAGGCAGTCAAGACATTCAAAATATTTGGCCCGGTATTTTTCTCGAGATATGCCCTGAACTTCCTCTTGGCCAAGGTCAATACCCGATATTCCGTAACGAATGTTTTGAAGAGGCATGGAATTCCGATCATAGAAATACAGGGCAGCCTCAATGAGGAAAGGTCTCTTGATCTGCTGAGGAGCTACGAACCCGATCTACTCATTTCGATCGCAGGCAATGAAATCTTCAAACGGCCCTTGATTGACCTGGCGCCAAAAGGCTGCCTCAATCTCCATACTGCTCTGTTGCCCAAATATCGTGGATTGATGCCGAGCTTTTGGGTTTTGAAGAATCGAGAGGAGGAATCGGGCGTTTCGATTTTTTTCGTCGATGAAGGAATTGATACTGGACCCATCCTTGTTCAAAATCGTTATCCGCTGGCGGGCCTGTCCCTCGATCAACTCATCAAAGCATCCAAGCAAGCCGGCATGGATGCGATCATTGAAGCGATTGAAAAAATCCACAACGGTGAGACCGCTCTCATTCCGAACAACGATGACGAGAAGACGTACTTTGGCTTTCCGACACGCGAAGACGTCATGGAGTTCAGGGCGGCGGGAGCAAGGTTCTTCTGA
- a CDS encoding glycosyltransferase family 4 protein, with protein MKILFVTDNFPPEVNAPASRTHEHCKRWVAKGASVTVITCAPNFPKGKVYDGYENRLYQTEVIDDIRVIRVWSYVSANEGFVKRIIDYTSFALMAFFVGLFKPCDVIIVTSPQFFTTFTGWALSKVKRRPWIFELRDLWPDTITTVGAIKQSKVIQLLERVELFMYRSADMIIPVTDAFKAKLIERHVDGDKIHVITNGVDTSQFPVVPKNEKLVQQYQLQGKTVIGYIGTHGMCQNLKFIVECARDLQLPNLQFIFLGDGAEKEEVIAFAQQSKVENILFLDSVPKSQVVDFISILDIALVPLQKSDVFKTVIPSKIFELAAMQKPILLGVDGISRGIIERHKAGIYFEPENKQSFHQAVMTILGDKDLYRRMQLGCQSLAEHYDRETLADQMLEHVQALVRK; from the coding sequence ATGAAAATCTTGTTCGTGACTGACAACTTCCCCCCAGAAGTCAATGCGCCTGCGAGCCGCACCCATGAGCATTGCAAGAGATGGGTGGCGAAAGGGGCAAGTGTCACCGTCATTACCTGTGCTCCCAATTTTCCGAAGGGCAAGGTCTATGATGGCTACGAAAATCGTTTGTACCAGACCGAAGTCATCGATGATATTCGAGTGATCAGGGTTTGGAGCTACGTCTCGGCAAATGAGGGTTTTGTAAAAAGGATCATTGATTACACGAGTTTCGCGCTGATGGCATTTTTCGTGGGTCTCTTCAAGCCCTGCGATGTCATCATTGTCACCTCGCCGCAGTTTTTCACCACTTTTACGGGGTGGGCACTATCAAAAGTAAAACGACGCCCATGGATATTTGAACTGCGCGACCTGTGGCCAGATACGATTACCACTGTGGGTGCGATCAAGCAGAGCAAGGTGATTCAGCTCCTCGAGAGAGTGGAGCTTTTCATGTATCGCAGTGCCGACATGATCATTCCGGTTACAGATGCGTTCAAGGCGAAACTAATCGAACGCCATGTCGATGGAGACAAGATCCATGTCATCACGAATGGTGTCGATACTTCTCAGTTTCCGGTCGTACCCAAAAATGAGAAATTGGTTCAGCAATATCAATTACAGGGCAAAACCGTAATTGGATATATTGGCACCCATGGGATGTGCCAGAATCTAAAATTCATCGTCGAGTGCGCCCGAGATCTGCAGCTGCCAAATCTTCAATTCATATTTCTAGGGGATGGAGCTGAAAAGGAAGAAGTCATTGCATTTGCCCAGCAATCCAAGGTAGAGAATATTCTATTCCTCGACTCGGTCCCCAAAAGTCAAGTGGTGGATTTCATCTCGATACTCGATATTGCTCTAGTGCCTCTGCAAAAATCGGACGTCTTTAAAACGGTAATCCCTTCAAAAATATTTGAGTTGGCTGCAATGCAGAAACCTATTCTTCTCGGGGTCGACGGGATTTCGCGCGGAATCATCGAAAGACACAAAGCAGGAATTTATTTCGAACCTGAAAACAAGCAATCCTTTCACCAGGCGGTGATGACGATCCTGGGCGACAAGGACTTGTATCGCAGAATGCAGCTAGGGTGTCAGTCCTTGGCTGAGCACTATGATCGGGAAACACTGGCAGACCAGATGCTCGAGCACGTGCAAGCACTGGTGAGGAAGTGA